The following proteins are co-located in the Dehalococcoidales bacterium genome:
- the galU gene encoding UTP--glucose-1-phosphate uridylyltransferase GalU: MKVRKVVITAAGWGTRFLPVTRSQPKEMMPLVDRPLIQFAVEEAIKSGIEQVIMVTAMGKRAIEDYFDRSLELEYFLERKGETELLRKMLEISSLTDICYVRQKEQLGLGHAILMVKDIIGNEPFAVMLPDDIVDNDVPGLKQMLDVYDKYGGGVIAVEQVRDEDTNKYGIIEPKPAENKVYQVMSLVEKPEPAKAPSRLGIVGRYILPPRIFDILKYTPPGKNGEIQLTDALGLLLKEQKLYARELEGNRYDAGTPLGWLKANVALALKRQDIGPEFREYLKKML, translated from the coding sequence ATGAAAGTACGTAAAGTGGTTATTACCGCCGCCGGCTGGGGGACGCGCTTTCTCCCGGTAACGCGGTCGCAGCCCAAGGAAATGATGCCGCTGGTGGACCGGCCGCTCATTCAGTTCGCCGTGGAAGAGGCCATCAAGTCCGGCATCGAGCAGGTTATCATGGTCACCGCCATGGGCAAGCGCGCTATCGAGGACTACTTCGACCGCTCTCTGGAGCTGGAATATTTCCTGGAGCGTAAAGGGGAGACCGAACTGCTGCGCAAGATGCTGGAGATTTCCAGTCTTACGGATATCTGTTACGTCCGCCAGAAGGAGCAGCTGGGCCTGGGGCACGCTATCCTTATGGTGAAGGACATCATCGGCAACGAGCCTTTCGCCGTCATGCTCCCGGACGATATCGTCGATAACGATGTGCCGGGACTCAAGCAGATGCTGGATGTCTATGACAAATACGGCGGAGGGGTCATCGCCGTGGAGCAGGTCCGGGACGAGGACACTAACAAGTACGGCATAATCGAGCCGAAACCGGCGGAAAATAAGGTCTATCAGGTGATGAGCCTGGTGGAAAAACCGGAGCCGGCCAAAGCTCCTTCCCGGTTGGGCATCGTGGGACGGTACATACTCCCGCCGCGCATATTCGATATTTTGAAGTACACCCCGCCCGGTAAAAACGGCGAGATACAGTTGACTGACGCTTTGGGACTGCTGCTGAAAGAGCAGAAACTCTATGCCCGTGAGTTGGAAGGCAATCGCTATGACGCCGGCACGCCGCTGGGCTGGCTCAAGGCCAACGTGGCCCTGGCTCTCAAGCGGCAAGACATCGGGCCGGAGTTCCGGGAGTACTTGAAAAAGATGTTGTAA
- a CDS encoding ROK family protein: MKSEKKLQPVVGVDIGGTKIMTAVFSPSGGVLAKEVRPTLGSEGVNKTIGRVCAAIAGLLNDRHISISEIGAVCIACAGGIDTGRGVVVTPSPNLPGWVEIPLAAMVKERFGVDVFVLNDASAAALGEHRYGAGKGVPNLVMLTLGTGIGGGIIIDGKLYLGAVGGAGELGHMTIDANGPRCGCGNTGCLEILASGTAIARDAVARLDRGEKSSLGEMVGGDLSKINAELVGKAARRGDKLSQDVIARAARYLGIGMVNVVNIFNPELVIIGGGMADMGEMIVGQGRKMAAELPFSINARAARVLMARLGNEAGIYGAAAFALDNEGRTG; the protein is encoded by the coding sequence ATGAAAAGTGAAAAGAAGTTGCAGCCCGTCGTCGGCGTGGATATCGGCGGGACCAAGATAATGACCGCCGTATTTTCCCCTTCCGGCGGCGTGCTGGCTAAAGAGGTGCGTCCCACGCTGGGTAGTGAAGGAGTGAATAAGACCATTGGCCGTGTCTGCGCGGCCATCGCCGGCCTTTTAAATGACCGGCATATTTCTATAAGTGAAATCGGTGCGGTATGCATTGCCTGTGCCGGCGGCATAGATACCGGCCGGGGAGTGGTGGTAACACCTTCACCCAATCTGCCGGGCTGGGTGGAAATCCCCCTGGCGGCTATGGTAAAGGAGCGGTTCGGGGTTGATGTTTTTGTCCTTAACGATGCCAGCGCCGCCGCCCTCGGCGAGCACCGCTATGGCGCGGGTAAGGGCGTGCCAAATCTGGTGATGCTAACCCTTGGCACCGGCATCGGCGGCGGTATAATTATAGACGGTAAGCTTTACTTGGGCGCGGTGGGCGGGGCCGGGGAGCTGGGGCACATGACCATTGATGCTAACGGCCCCAGGTGCGGCTGCGGCAATACTGGCTGCTTGGAAATTCTGGCCTCCGGTACGGCTATCGCCAGGGATGCTGTCGCCCGGCTGGACCGCGGTGAAAAATCATCGCTGGGGGAAATGGTGGGCGGCGATTTATCTAAAATAAACGCGGAGCTGGTCGGTAAAGCCGCCCGCCGCGGCGATAAGCTTTCGCAGGACGTGATTGCTCGCGCGGCCCGTTACCTGGGCATCGGCATGGTCAACGTGGTTAACATCTTTAACCCGGAGCTGGTAATCATCGGCGGGGGGATGGCGGATATGGGGGAAATGATTGTAGGGCAGGGCAGGAAAATGGCGGCGGAGCTGCCTTTCTCCATCAACGCCCGGGCGGCGCGCGTCCTCATGGCGCGGCTCGGCAATGAGGCCGGCATCTATGGCGCCGCGGCCTTCGCCTTGGATAATGAAGGGAGGACAGGATGA
- the ychF gene encoding redox-regulated ATPase YchF has product MSINIGIIGLPQSGKTTIFNALTCGKADTVVHGTDGLAPNIGMAHVPEPRLKLLNEIFHPAKTVYSEVKYIDIGASVKSLAKDKGIGGQLLNQLSTVDTLICAVRAFKDESIPHPDGSINVKRDIEALNLELIFSDLAIMERRMEKLEGSLKAAKPGERAPFQQEKETLLKMKTEMEKDMPIRAQAIEAQAQKYISNYQFLTAKPLLIIVNIDEEQLKQAAALEAEYNKQFSGPGCRVVTLCGRLEMELAQMDAQDAEVFRQDYGLTESGLEHVVRASYELSDLITFFTVGPDEDRAWPIRNGLTAPKAAGKIHTDFEKGFIRAETIHIDELLKYGSMAEAKKKGVLRLEGKEYIVKDGDVITFLFNV; this is encoded by the coding sequence ATGAGCATCAACATCGGCATTATCGGCCTCCCCCAGAGCGGTAAGACAACCATTTTCAACGCCCTAACCTGCGGCAAGGCGGATACGGTCGTTCACGGCACGGACGGGCTGGCGCCGAACATCGGGATGGCGCACGTGCCGGAGCCGCGCCTGAAGCTATTGAATGAAATATTCCACCCGGCCAAAACCGTTTACTCCGAGGTCAAGTACATCGACATCGGGGCCTCGGTGAAATCACTGGCCAAGGACAAGGGCATCGGCGGGCAGCTACTCAACCAGCTAAGTACGGTAGATACGCTCATCTGCGCTGTCCGCGCGTTCAAGGACGAAAGCATCCCGCACCCTGACGGCAGCATTAACGTTAAGAGAGACATCGAAGCCCTGAACCTGGAGCTGATATTTTCCGACCTGGCCATCATGGAAAGACGGATGGAGAAGCTGGAAGGCTCCCTGAAAGCCGCCAAGCCCGGCGAACGCGCGCCGTTCCAGCAGGAAAAAGAGACCCTGCTGAAGATGAAGACAGAGATGGAAAAGGACATGCCCATCCGGGCGCAGGCCATCGAAGCGCAAGCTCAGAAATATATCAGCAACTACCAGTTCCTGACCGCCAAGCCGCTGCTCATCATCGTCAATATCGATGAAGAGCAACTGAAGCAGGCGGCGGCGCTGGAAGCGGAATACAATAAACAATTTTCCGGCCCCGGCTGCCGCGTGGTCACTCTCTGCGGCAGGCTGGAAATGGAACTGGCGCAAATGGACGCCCAGGACGCGGAGGTATTCCGCCAGGATTACGGCCTGACGGAGTCCGGTCTGGAGCACGTGGTCCGCGCGTCCTACGAACTATCCGACCTGATTACCTTTTTCACCGTCGGGCCTGATGAAGACCGCGCCTGGCCGATACGGAACGGCCTTACCGCCCCGAAAGCCGCCGGGAAGATACATACCGACTTTGAAAAAGGGTTTATCCGCGCGGAAACCATACATATCGACGAATTACTGAAATACGGCAGCATGGCCGAAGCCAAGAAAAAAGGGGTGCTGCGGCTCGAGGGGAAAGAATACATCGTCAAGGACGGGGACGTGATAACTTTCCTGTTTAATGTTTAG
- the ruvB gene encoding Holliday junction branch migration DNA helicase RuvB: MARVISGKPGEEDTPLDTNLRPRNLTDFIGQEKVKANLKIAISAAKGRSEPLDHVLFYGPPGLGKTCLAHIISAEFGVNIKTTSGPAIERTGDLAAILTNLRSQDILFIDEIHRLNRTIEEILYPALEDYALDIIIGKGPGAKSLRLNLPKFTLIGATTRYALLSPPLRDRFGSVFRLDFYDTASLEKIISRSARILQVEAKEDGLKEIARRARGTPRVANRLLKRVRDYAQVIADGIITRKVAEEALTKLGVDQIGLDEIDHKVLHTIIEKFNGGPVGLDTIAASISEEADTITDVYEPYLLQLGFLERTPRGRLATRLAYEHLGLPFNKANQQKLI, from the coding sequence ATAGCACGTGTGATTTCCGGCAAACCGGGCGAGGAAGACACCCCGCTGGATACCAATCTCCGCCCGCGGAACCTGACCGACTTTATCGGGCAGGAGAAGGTCAAGGCAAATCTCAAGATTGCCATCTCCGCGGCCAAGGGACGCAGCGAGCCGCTGGACCACGTGCTGTTTTACGGCCCGCCCGGTCTGGGCAAGACGTGCCTGGCCCATATTATTTCCGCCGAGTTCGGCGTGAACATCAAAACGACCTCCGGCCCCGCCATCGAGCGTACCGGCGACCTGGCAGCGATACTGACCAACCTGCGCAGCCAGGATATCCTTTTCATCGATGAAATCCACCGCCTCAACCGCACCATAGAAGAAATCCTGTATCCGGCGCTGGAAGACTACGCCCTGGACATCATCATCGGCAAGGGGCCCGGCGCTAAAAGCCTGCGCCTCAACCTGCCCAAGTTCACCCTTATAGGCGCCACCACGCGCTATGCCCTGCTTTCCCCGCCCCTGAGGGACAGGTTCGGCTCCGTTTTCCGCCTGGACTTTTATGACACGGCTTCACTGGAGAAAATCATCTCGCGCTCCGCCCGTATCCTCCAGGTGGAAGCTAAAGAGGACGGATTAAAAGAAATCGCCCGCCGCGCCCGCGGCACCCCCCGGGTGGCCAACCGCCTGCTGAAGCGGGTCAGGGACTATGCCCAGGTGATAGCCGACGGCATCATTACCCGGAAAGTGGCGGAGGAAGCCCTGACCAAGCTCGGCGTTGACCAGATAGGGCTGGATGAAATCGACCATAAGGTACTGCACACGATTATCGAGAAGTTCAACGGGGGGCCGGTGGGGCTGGATACGATAGCCGCCTCCATCAGCGAGGAAGCGGACACCATCACCGATGTTTACGAGCCCTACCTTTTGCAGCTGGGCTTCCTGGAGCGCACGCCGCGCGGCAGACTGGCCACCCGCCTGGCCTACGAACACCTGGGGCTGCCTTTCAACAAGGCCAACCAGCAGAAGCTGATTTAA
- the rpoC gene encoding DNA-directed RNA polymerase subunit beta' — protein sequence MFEINDFDAVRISLASPELIRSWSYGEVTKPETINYRTLKPERDGLFCERIFGPTKDFECYCGKYKRIRYKGVICDKCGVEVARAKVRRERMGHIELACPVSHIWFAKGIPSRLGLLLDLSPRSLEHVLYFSQYIVTQVNAGASESALKQIEEDAVRKIEERRKEVDAKVAEMEAAKATVDEINKVRGEFTNEKATIEEELAKDVDAIKGFYVRQLLTENQYHDFKQKYGNVFEAGMGAEAILHIMKGINLDEIRNKLLLETQSTSGQRRKKASKQLRVVEAFRNSGNKPEWMILTVLPVLPPDLRPMVQLDGGRFATSDLNDLYRRVINRNNRLRHLIDIGAPEIIIRNEKRMLQEAVDSLIDNGRRGRAISISGNHKLKSLSDMLRGKQGRFRQNLLGKRVDYSGRSVIVCGPELQLHQCGLPRRMALELFKPFVMRRLVAQGLAPNIKSARRLVERAKSEVYDILEDVIKERPVLLNRAPTLHRLSIQAFEPVLIDGSAIQIHPLVCSAFNADFDGDQMAVHVPLSRAAVKEARDMMMSHHNILLPSSGDPTVSPTLDMVLGCYYLTTLRNTLEEGGKVYGSFEEAKIAYEFTVIGLREEIEVRNKETNEIIKTSVGRIIFNEALPKELGYYNRIIDKSTLKQIATKCSKVLTDEDTGKVLDNIKKLGFRFASKSGITIAMNDIEVPASKPKMLAEAEAKIAVIESQYHRGLITEDERYNGVVGVWVETTDAVTNTIQNNLDRYGGVYMMAHSGAKGNISQIRQMAGMRGLMTDPAGKIIEFPIKSSLREGHSVLEYFISTHGARKGLADTALRTSDSGYLTRRLIDVAQDVITTINDCGTTDGITITEPKEKGLLPSLSERSLGRLAAADVVDPKTGEIIVARNEEIDEAKTEQIVAAGITSVYVRSPLTCESRRGACRLCYGRDLARGKLVEENVAVGIVAAESIGEPGTQLTLRTFHTGGVVGLDITSGLPRVEELFEARTPRGQAIISEIDGTVELIQNEEGRKLKIVSTEIYHDEYTLPTGWHVMVKDGQWVDIGAVLAAPSEKAKVAEAGEEKQPIVARFAGEANLKKKQLVISYAEKEEREYVVPSTASIWVQNGAQVKAGQQLTDGSINPHDILRILGKGAVQQYLVDEVQKVYRSQGVNINDKHIEVITHQMLTKVRIDSAGDTDLVPDELVDKYLYEDTNAKILAEGGEPATAHTVLLGITRASLSTDSWLAAASFQETTRILTEAAANGRIDRLVGLKENVIIGKLIPARYLKEEQLAELKAGEETEAMRLLASLAGPVEPTAIDLEAEGSVATATAQSESLEKIAEELLAGDNDSADTPDEPEA from the coding sequence ATGTTCGAGATTAATGATTTTGATGCCGTCCGCATCTCACTGGCTTCACCGGAACTGATCAGGAGCTGGTCTTACGGTGAGGTCACCAAGCCGGAGACCATCAACTACCGCACCCTGAAACCGGAAAGGGACGGCCTTTTTTGCGAAAGAATTTTCGGGCCTACCAAGGACTTCGAATGTTACTGCGGCAAATACAAGCGGATACGCTACAAGGGCGTTATCTGCGATAAGTGCGGGGTGGAAGTAGCCCGCGCCAAGGTGCGCCGCGAACGGATGGGGCATATAGAGCTGGCCTGCCCGGTCAGCCATATCTGGTTCGCCAAGGGCATACCGAGTCGGCTGGGACTACTGCTCGACCTTTCACCGCGGAGCCTGGAGCATGTACTCTATTTTTCCCAGTATATCGTTACCCAGGTTAACGCGGGAGCCAGCGAATCCGCTCTCAAGCAGATAGAAGAAGACGCCGTCCGCAAAATCGAGGAACGCCGGAAAGAGGTGGATGCCAAGGTAGCGGAAATGGAAGCGGCGAAAGCAACCGTAGACGAGATTAATAAAGTCCGCGGCGAGTTCACCAATGAAAAAGCCACCATCGAGGAAGAACTGGCAAAAGATGTGGATGCGATAAAAGGGTTCTACGTACGGCAACTCCTGACCGAGAACCAGTATCACGATTTTAAACAGAAATACGGCAATGTCTTCGAGGCCGGCATGGGCGCCGAGGCCATCCTCCATATTATGAAAGGCATCAACCTCGACGAGATACGCAACAAACTGCTGCTGGAAACCCAGTCCACCTCCGGCCAGCGGCGCAAGAAAGCCAGCAAACAGCTACGCGTGGTAGAGGCATTCCGCAACAGCGGCAACAAGCCGGAATGGATGATTCTGACCGTCCTGCCGGTGCTGCCGCCCGACCTGCGGCCGATGGTACAGCTGGACGGCGGACGGTTCGCCACCAGCGACCTCAACGACCTTTACCGCCGGGTTATTAACCGCAACAACCGGCTGCGCCACCTGATAGACATAGGCGCGCCGGAAATTATCATCCGCAATGAAAAACGCATGTTACAGGAAGCCGTGGATTCGCTCATCGATAACGGCCGCCGCGGGCGCGCCATTTCCATCAGCGGCAACCATAAATTGAAGTCGCTCTCCGACATGCTGCGGGGCAAGCAGGGGCGTTTCCGCCAGAACCTGCTGGGCAAGCGCGTGGACTACAGCGGGCGTTCCGTCATCGTCTGCGGGCCGGAGCTGCAACTGCACCAGTGCGGTCTGCCGCGGCGCATGGCGCTGGAACTCTTTAAACCGTTTGTGATGCGGCGACTGGTGGCACAGGGGCTAGCGCCCAACATCAAGAGCGCACGCAGGCTGGTGGAAAGAGCTAAATCCGAAGTATATGACATCCTGGAAGATGTTATCAAGGAGCGACCGGTGCTGCTTAACCGCGCTCCCACTTTACACCGCCTCTCCATCCAGGCTTTCGAGCCGGTACTCATCGACGGCAGCGCCATCCAGATTCACCCGCTGGTCTGCTCCGCCTTTAACGCGGACTTCGACGGCGACCAGATGGCGGTGCACGTGCCTTTATCCCGCGCCGCGGTCAAAGAGGCCCGGGACATGATGATGAGCCACCACAACATCCTGCTGCCCTCCAGCGGCGACCCCACCGTTTCCCCCACCCTGGACATGGTGCTCGGATGCTATTACCTGACCACGCTGAGAAATACGCTGGAAGAAGGCGGCAAGGTCTACGGCAGCTTCGAGGAAGCCAAGATAGCCTATGAGTTCACCGTTATAGGCCTGCGGGAAGAGATAGAGGTCAGGAACAAAGAGACCAACGAGATAATCAAGACCAGCGTGGGGCGCATCATCTTTAACGAAGCCCTGCCCAAAGAGCTGGGGTACTATAACCGGATTATAGACAAATCCACGCTGAAACAAATAGCCACCAAGTGCAGCAAGGTACTGACCGATGAAGATACCGGCAAGGTACTGGACAATATTAAAAAACTCGGCTTCAGGTTCGCCTCCAAGTCCGGCATCACCATTGCCATGAACGATATCGAGGTGCCGGCCTCCAAGCCCAAGATGCTGGCGGAAGCCGAAGCCAAGATAGCCGTTATAGAAAGCCAGTACCACCGAGGCCTCATCACCGAGGACGAGAGATACAACGGGGTGGTCGGTGTCTGGGTGGAAACCACGGACGCTGTCACCAACACCATCCAGAACAACCTCGACCGCTACGGCGGTGTGTACATGATGGCGCACTCCGGCGCCAAAGGTAATATTTCCCAGATACGCCAGATGGCGGGCATGCGCGGCCTGATGACCGACCCCGCCGGCAAAATCATCGAGTTCCCCATCAAGTCCAGTCTCCGCGAAGGGCACAGCGTCCTGGAGTACTTTATCTCCACCCACGGCGCCCGGAAAGGCCTGGCGGACACGGCTTTAAGGACGTCCGACAGCGGCTACCTCACCCGGCGCCTTATCGACGTTGCCCAGGACGTTATTACCACCATAAACGACTGCGGCACCACGGACGGTATCACGATAACCGAACCCAAAGAAAAGGGGCTGCTGCCTTCACTATCGGAGCGCTCGCTCGGACGGCTGGCAGCCGCCGATGTGGTCGACCCCAAGACGGGTGAGATTATCGTCGCCCGCAACGAGGAAATCGATGAAGCCAAAACCGAGCAAATCGTGGCCGCCGGCATTACCTCGGTTTATGTACGGTCGCCACTCACCTGCGAGTCGCGGCGCGGCGCCTGCCGTTTATGCTACGGACGCGACCTGGCCCGCGGCAAACTAGTGGAAGAAAACGTGGCGGTGGGCATCGTCGCCGCGGAAAGCATCGGCGAGCCGGGCACCCAGCTCACGCTGCGCACGTTCCATACGGGCGGCGTGGTGGGGCTGGATATCACCAGCGGTCTGCCCAGGGTCGAGGAGCTTTTCGAGGCCAGGACCCCCCGCGGCCAGGCCATTATCTCGGAAATAGACGGCACCGTGGAACTCATCCAGAACGAGGAAGGCCGGAAGCTGAAAATAGTCAGCACGGAAATTTACCACGACGAATATACCCTGCCCACCGGCTGGCACGTGATGGTCAAAGACGGGCAGTGGGTGGATATCGGAGCGGTACTGGCCGCTCCCTCAGAGAAAGCCAAAGTCGCCGAGGCCGGGGAAGAAAAGCAGCCAATCGTGGCGCGTTTTGCCGGTGAAGCCAACCTGAAAAAGAAGCAGCTGGTCATAAGCTACGCGGAAAAGGAAGAGCGTGAATACGTCGTCCCCTCCACCGCCAGCATCTGGGTGCAAAACGGCGCCCAGGTAAAGGCCGGCCAGCAGCTGACCGACGGCTCCATCAATCCCCATGACATCCTGCGCATCCTGGGCAAGGGCGCAGTGCAGCAATACCTGGTGGACGAAGTGCAGAAGGTATACCGCTCCCAGGGCGTGAACATCAACGATAAACACATCGAGGTCATTACCCACCAGATGCTTACCAAGGTGCGCATCGATTCCGCCGGTGATACCGACCTGGTGCCGGACGAACTGGTGGACAAATATCTTTACGAGGATACCAACGCCAAGATCCTGGCCGAGGGCGGCGAGCCGGCAACGGCGCACACCGTCCTGCTGGGCATCACCCGCGCCTCGCTAAGCACAGACAGCTGGCTGGCGGCGGCATCCTTCCAGGAGACCACCCGCATTCTCACCGAGGCCGCCGCCAACGGCCGGATAGACCGTCTGGTGGGGCTTAAAGAGAACGTTATCATCGGCAAGCTGATACCCGCCCGCTACCTCAAGGAAGAACAGCTTGCCGAGCTTAAAGCCGGAGAGGAGACCGAGGCGATGCGTCTGCTGGCGAGCCTGGCCGGACCGGTTGAACCCACCGCGATTGACCTGGAAGCTGAAGGCAGCGTGGCTACCGCCACCGCCCAATCCGAAAGCCTGGAGAAAATCGCCGAAGAACTCCTGGCTGGTGACAATGACAGCGCAGACACCCCGGATGAACCGGAAGCGTAA
- a CDS encoding NfeD family protein — translation MNKKLTSTRLVLAIISNTLELTVIWIIWRFVLPEFGVELPVPVFIGIMVVWAVIGAGIFIFTSSVLKKQAPVGLPSMVGTTGKAATPLTPDGMVKIRGELWAARAAGDAIADGESIIVTGQEGLKLLVGKVDGTAKH, via the coding sequence ATGAATAAAAAATTAACATCCACCAGGCTGGTGCTGGCTATTATCAGTAACACTCTTGAGCTGACTGTTATCTGGATAATCTGGCGCTTTGTGCTCCCGGAGTTCGGTGTCGAGCTGCCCGTGCCGGTGTTCATCGGCATCATGGTAGTTTGGGCGGTAATCGGCGCCGGCATTTTTATTTTTACTTCCAGCGTTTTGAAAAAGCAGGCGCCGGTAGGCCTGCCTTCGATGGTGGGCACTACCGGTAAGGCCGCCACCCCCCTCACCCCGGACGGCATGGTTAAAATCCGCGGGGAGCTCTGGGCCGCCCGCGCCGCCGGTGACGCTATCGCTGACGGGGAGAGTATCATCGTAACCGGGCAGGAGGGATTGAAGCTGCTGGTAGGCAAAGTAGATGGTACGGCTAAACATTAA
- a CDS encoding helix-turn-helix transcriptional regulator, whose translation MPKVTNHIRRLRFDRDEMTQEELASHTGCTRQTIIALEQGKYVPSIELAFKIARAFGVKLEDVFQYE comes from the coding sequence ATGCCTAAGGTAACAAACCATATCCGCAGACTGCGCTTCGACCGCGACGAGATGACGCAGGAAGAGCTGGCAAGCCACACCGGCTGTACCCGGCAGACCATCATCGCCCTGGAACAGGGAAAGTACGTACCGTCCATCGAGCTGGCATTTAAAATCGCCCGGGCTTTCGGGGTGAAGCTGGAAGATGTCTTCCAATACGAATAA
- the holA gene encoding DNA polymerase III subunit delta codes for MLHVLFGEDDFSIRQALEEIKKSIGDPGALMTNTTVLEAKQVTPEQLRAACETVPFLADKRLVVVEGLLERFETKAKTTKKKSSRRNDQEEACKAIAEAVKQLPPFTELVITGGKTGTNNPLLQALMPLGKIKSFPVLKDRLINQWIEKRLAALGKDYKISPKAVTLLVRLVGNDLWTMANEIDKLVLFTGGRLIDEADVKAVVSSAHDASVFSMVDAILELRIGAAQQLLQQLFQQGMAPAQVLVMLARQVRIILQVREMRERGRARGEIQAKLGLASDYVLRKAWDQADKYSPARIREVYHQLLETDIAIKTGKMEGELALDVLMAQLGQRGTVSA; via the coding sequence TTGCTGCACGTACTTTTCGGCGAGGATGATTTTTCTATCCGTCAGGCGCTGGAAGAGATAAAAAAGTCTATCGGCGACCCTGGTGCTTTGATGACCAACACCACCGTCCTGGAAGCCAAGCAGGTTACGCCGGAGCAACTCCGCGCCGCCTGTGAGACGGTGCCTTTCCTGGCGGACAAGCGCCTGGTCGTCGTTGAGGGGCTGCTGGAACGCTTTGAAACTAAAGCCAAAACAACTAAGAAAAAGTCCTCCCGCCGCAACGACCAGGAAGAGGCCTGTAAAGCTATAGCGGAAGCCGTTAAACAATTGCCGCCCTTTACCGAGCTGGTGATAACCGGCGGTAAAACGGGCACTAATAATCCGCTGCTCCAGGCGCTGATGCCGCTCGGTAAAATAAAATCCTTCCCGGTGCTGAAGGACAGGCTGATTAACCAGTGGATTGAAAAGCGGCTGGCGGCGCTGGGGAAGGACTATAAAATCTCACCTAAAGCCGTTACCCTGCTGGTCAGGCTGGTCGGCAATGACCTCTGGACGATGGCTAATGAAATTGACAAGCTGGTGCTGTTTACCGGCGGACGGCTGATAGATGAGGCGGACGTTAAAGCGGTGGTGAGCAGCGCCCATGATGCCAGCGTCTTTAGCATGGTGGATGCCATTCTGGAGTTGCGTATCGGCGCGGCCCAGCAGTTATTGCAGCAGTTGTTTCAGCAGGGGATGGCCCCGGCGCAGGTGCTGGTCATGCTGGCCCGGCAGGTCAGGATTATCTTGCAGGTGCGGGAGATGCGGGAACGGGGGAGGGCCAGGGGTGAAATCCAGGCTAAATTGGGGCTGGCCTCGGACTATGTCCTGCGCAAGGCGTGGGACCAGGCGGACAAGTACTCCCCGGCGCGTATCCGGGAGGTGTACCATCAGCTCCTGGAAACGGACATCGCTATCAAGACGGGGAAAATGGAGGGAGAGCTCGCCCTGGATGTGCTGATGGCGCAGCTCGGGCAGCGCGGTACGGTGTCCGCTTGA
- a CDS encoding alpha/beta fold hydrolase, translating into MLTGQLQDKFIKVGSINTRYWVAGDKGSAVVLVHGLGGFAENWVHNVEALAQRHRVYAMDLLGFGRTDNTPLVRNINTLVRFINDFMQAVNVPKAALVGNSLGGGLVLQFALDYPEKVTKLVLVDNAGMGRDVIFDFRLCSLPLLGELLIRPGVDSCGRTWKAILFDHNLITPELLELSFQMIDRPGAKKALLSALRAGIDLRGQRAKLTDLLLSRLGKITAPVLVVWGKEDRIIPVSHARLAVEKIPGAKLRVFDRCGHMPQFEHPEEFNRLVLDFLAE; encoded by the coding sequence ATGTTAACCGGGCAGTTACAGGATAAATTCATCAAGGTAGGCAGCATCAACACGCGGTATTGGGTGGCGGGGGATAAAGGCAGTGCCGTGGTCTTGGTGCACGGGCTGGGCGGCTTCGCGGAAAACTGGGTACATAACGTTGAAGCTTTAGCGCAGCGGCACCGCGTTTATGCTATGGACTTGCTTGGCTTCGGCCGCACCGATAACACCCCCCTGGTGCGCAATATCAACACCCTGGTCCGGTTTATTAACGACTTCATGCAGGCGGTGAATGTCCCCAAAGCCGCTTTGGTGGGGAACTCGCTGGGCGGCGGGCTGGTGCTCCAGTTCGCCCTGGATTACCCGGAAAAGGTGACCAAACTGGTGCTGGTGGATAATGCCGGCATGGGCCGGGACGTGATTTTCGACTTTCGTCTGTGCTCTCTGCCGCTTCTCGGTGAGTTGCTGATCCGCCCCGGTGTCGATTCCTGTGGCCGCACCTGGAAGGCGATATTATTCGACCATAATTTGATTACGCCGGAGCTGCTGGAGCTTTCTTTCCAAATGATAGACCGGCCCGGCGCTAAAAAGGCCCTGCTCTCCGCTTTACGGGCGGGGATTGACCTGCGCGGCCAGCGCGCTAAACTCACTGATTTGCTGTTGAGTCGTCTGGGCAAAATCACCGCGCCTGTCCTGGTGGTCTGGGGCAAAGAAGACCGTATCATTCCGGTGTCCCATGCCCGGCTCGCGGTGGAAAAAATCCCCGGCGCTAAACTGCGTGTTTTTGACCGCTGCGGGCACATGCCGCAATTCGAGCACCCGGAGGAGTTTAACCGGCTGGTGCTGGACTTTCTGGCGGAGTAA